A DNA window from Sporosarcina sp. ANT_H38 contains the following coding sequences:
- the rpoZ gene encoding DNA-directed RNA polymerase subunit omega, giving the protein MLTPSIDSLKEKIDSKYTLVTLASKRARQMQEEGTKLLTSYVSNKNVGKALEEVAAGVLSKQKTDDSIVYEDEV; this is encoded by the coding sequence ATGTTAACTCCATCAATCGATTCTCTAAAAGAAAAAATCGACTCGAAATACACACTTGTGACACTTGCTTCAAAACGTGCACGTCAAATGCAAGAAGAGGGCACTAAGCTTCTTACTTCTTATGTTTCTAATAAGAATGTAGGGAAAGCACTTGAAGAGGTAGCTGCAGGCGTCCTTTCTAAACAGAAAACGGACGACTCAATCGTCTATGAAGACGAAGTTTAA
- the rsmB gene encoding 16S rRNA (cytosine(967)-C(5))-methyltransferase RsmB, protein MNTRPKKKIWNGNVRDAALSILMEINDHQAYSNLLLHRTIEKYGIETKDRGLLTELTYGTLQHRMTLDYYLEPFVRGKLDGWVRELLRLSLYQIVYLTKIPPHAVVHEAVEIAKRRGHKRIAPTVNGILRSVLRKGVRSLDEMEDSTLKTSIETSHPEWLIKRWNEQFGEEEAAIMAHENNHPAAMTIRVNTAKATPEEVIALLESEGIEVRKGEVVPECIISESGNPANTEAYKKGLITIQDESSMLPVLALDLSPGMKVLDMCAAPGGKTTHIAEKMNDEGQVFAHDLHEHKLKLIEANATRLGLTSIKALSGDSRKLTELYELSSFDRILVDAPCSGLGVIRRKPEIKYNKTQADLDALTTIQSDLLDTARELIKSDGVIVYSTCTVEYAENQGMVEQFLVRHTDMEKIPLPQLTGKEKLAIEDNTLQVLPQHFGSDGFFVAAFRKKGK, encoded by the coding sequence ATGAATACTAGACCTAAAAAGAAAATATGGAACGGCAACGTCCGCGACGCAGCCCTTTCAATTCTGATGGAAATAAATGATCATCAAGCTTATAGCAATTTATTGCTACACAGAACAATTGAAAAGTATGGTATTGAAACGAAAGACCGTGGCTTATTAACGGAATTGACATATGGCACGCTTCAGCATCGGATGACACTTGATTATTATCTTGAACCGTTTGTTCGTGGAAAATTAGACGGCTGGGTGCGAGAACTTCTAAGGTTATCGTTGTATCAAATCGTTTATTTAACGAAAATCCCTCCACATGCTGTTGTTCACGAGGCAGTTGAGATTGCGAAAAGGCGCGGACATAAACGAATTGCACCGACTGTAAATGGTATTCTACGTTCTGTGTTGCGAAAAGGCGTTCGTTCACTTGATGAAATGGAAGATAGCACTTTGAAAACGTCTATCGAAACGAGTCATCCGGAATGGTTGATTAAGCGTTGGAATGAACAATTTGGCGAAGAAGAAGCGGCAATTATGGCGCATGAAAATAATCATCCAGCTGCGATGACAATTCGCGTCAATACAGCAAAAGCAACACCCGAAGAAGTCATTGCTTTACTTGAATCAGAAGGTATTGAGGTAAGAAAAGGCGAAGTTGTACCGGAGTGCATTATTTCTGAAAGTGGCAATCCTGCAAATACAGAGGCCTATAAAAAAGGACTTATCACAATTCAAGACGAAAGTTCAATGTTACCTGTTCTTGCTCTTGATTTATCGCCAGGAATGAAAGTGCTCGATATGTGTGCAGCACCGGGTGGGAAAACAACTCATATCGCTGAAAAAATGAACGATGAAGGGCAAGTTTTTGCGCATGATTTACATGAACATAAGCTGAAGCTTATTGAAGCAAATGCGACACGCCTTGGCTTAACGTCAATCAAAGCATTAAGTGGAGATAGCAGGAAACTGACTGAGCTATACGAGCTGTCCTCGTTCGATCGTATTCTTGTGGACGCTCCTTGTAGCGGTCTTGGTGTTATCCGTAGAAAGCCTGAAATTAAGTACAACAAAACACAAGCGGATTTAGATGCGTTGACGACGATTCAGTCAGACCTTCTTGATACGGCTCGTGAATTGATTAAATCGGATGGGGTCATTGTCTATAGTACGTGTACAGTTGAGTATGCAGAAAATCAGGGGATGGTTGAACAATTCCTTGTGCGTCATACGGATATGGAGAAAATCCCTTTGCCGCAACTAACTGGTAAAGAAAAATTGGCGATTGAAGATAACACTCTTCAAGTACTTCCACAACACTTCGGCAGCGATGGATTTTTTGTTGCGGCTTTCCGGAAAAAAGGTAAGTAA
- the rsgA gene encoding ribosome small subunit-dependent GTPase A: MPEGQIRKAISGYYYVENDGEIIQCRGRGVFRNRGIHPLVGDFVTYVRVENNDATVTEVHERFNELVRPPISNVHQALLVFSIVEPAFSQYLLDRFLVVVESFDVKPIICLTKKDLANADELKIVAESAAYYKKIGYDVIETFIDDPQLTALLEPYFEDKTTVLAGQSGVGKSTLLNTVLPMLELKTGEISEALGRGKHTTRHVELLEILGGLVADTPGFSSLEFDHIEKEDLSRYFVDMDEVAPNCRFRGCLHLKEPKCAVKDMVETGEIPRHRYDHYLQFMQEILDRKPRYEKHD, encoded by the coding sequence ATGCCAGAAGGACAAATTAGAAAAGCAATCAGTGGGTATTATTATGTGGAAAATGACGGAGAAATAATTCAATGTCGAGGTCGTGGAGTTTTCAGAAACCGCGGTATTCATCCACTGGTCGGAGATTTCGTAACTTATGTACGTGTTGAAAATAATGATGCAACAGTCACTGAAGTCCATGAGCGGTTCAATGAACTAGTCCGTCCGCCAATCTCGAATGTTCATCAGGCATTGCTCGTATTCTCCATTGTAGAACCAGCATTCAGCCAATATCTGTTAGACAGGTTTCTTGTTGTTGTCGAATCGTTCGATGTGAAACCAATTATCTGTTTAACGAAAAAAGATCTTGCGAATGCTGATGAACTGAAAATCGTTGCTGAATCGGCAGCGTATTATAAAAAAATCGGGTATGACGTTATCGAGACTTTTATTGACGATCCTCAACTGACTGCTTTATTGGAACCTTATTTTGAAGATAAAACTACGGTTCTTGCCGGACAATCAGGTGTTGGGAAATCGACATTATTGAACACGGTATTGCCTATGCTTGAATTGAAGACGGGGGAAATTTCAGAAGCGCTTGGACGCGGAAAGCATACGACGCGCCATGTTGAGTTGCTTGAGATATTAGGTGGCCTTGTCGCAGATACTCCGGGCTTCAGTTCACTTGAATTCGATCATATCGAAAAAGAGGACCTGTCACGTTACTTTGTAGATATGGATGAAGTTGCGCCGAACTGTAGATTCCGGGGTTGCTTGCACTTAAAAGAACCTAAGTGTGCAGTGAAAGATATGGTGGAGACAGGGGAAATTCCACGTCATCGTTATGATCATTACCTGCAGTTCATGCAAGAAATACTTGACCGAAAGCCGAGGTATGAAAAACATGATTAA
- the fmt gene encoding methionyl-tRNA formyltransferase, protein MTKIVFMGTPEFSVAVLTMLHDEGHTIAAVVTQPDRPVGRKRVLTPPPVKVEALRLGLQIIQPEKLRGSTELDEIIALKPDLLVTAAFGQILPKELLEVPKLGCINVHASLLPKYRGGAPIHQAIMDGETETGVTIMYMVEKLDAGDIISQVTVPIKDTDHTGSMFNALSVAGTALLKETLPSILNGSNKKIAQDESLVSFARNISREQERIDWSEGGKAIYDKIRGLHPWPVAYTVFQGENVKIWWSEKIHTTDTALPGTIIGIESDRIIVKTGDDIAVALTDLQPAGKKRISADEFIRGTGSKWSKGDRFE, encoded by the coding sequence ATGACGAAAATCGTCTTTATGGGAACACCTGAATTTTCGGTAGCTGTTCTAACTATGCTGCACGATGAAGGACATACCATCGCAGCAGTAGTCACACAACCTGACAGACCAGTTGGACGGAAACGGGTTTTAACACCTCCCCCAGTGAAAGTGGAAGCGCTTCGACTGGGACTGCAGATTATTCAGCCTGAAAAACTAAGAGGTTCGACTGAACTTGATGAAATCATCGCACTTAAACCAGATCTACTCGTGACCGCGGCATTTGGACAGATTTTACCGAAGGAGCTGCTAGAAGTTCCGAAACTCGGCTGTATTAATGTACATGCTTCCTTACTACCTAAATATCGTGGTGGCGCGCCGATACACCAAGCAATAATGGACGGTGAAACAGAAACAGGCGTCACAATTATGTATATGGTTGAAAAACTGGATGCTGGCGATATCATTTCACAAGTGACTGTTCCTATTAAGGATACGGATCACACTGGAAGTATGTTCAATGCGTTATCAGTGGCAGGAACAGCACTTCTAAAAGAAACACTACCTTCCATATTGAATGGATCAAATAAGAAAATTGCACAGGATGAATCACTCGTGTCATTTGCGCGCAATATTTCCCGTGAACAAGAACGGATTGACTGGTCCGAAGGTGGAAAAGCAATCTATGATAAAATCCGAGGACTTCACCCATGGCCGGTCGCATATACCGTATTCCAAGGTGAAAATGTGAAGATTTGGTGGAGTGAGAAAATCCATACTACGGATACTGCGCTCCCAGGTACAATTATTGGAATTGAAAGCGATCGTATTATTGTGAAGACCGGCGATGATATCGCCGTAGCGTTAACGGATCTACAGCCAGCCGGAAAGAAACGGATTTCAGCGGATGAATTTATTCGCGGAACCGGATCTAAATGGAGTAAAGGGGACCGCTTTGAATGA
- the def gene encoding peptide deformylase, which produces MAIREIVKHPAPVLQQKCKEVIKFDKKLSKLLDDMYDTMVAADGIGIAAPQIGEAVRVAIVDMGEGQDVIEMVNPVVTAVGGSEVEVEGCLSFPDLFGEVERPFFVRIEAQERNGSLYELEAEDYEARAILHEIDHLNGVLFDSKIIRIVDPSELVQSDEEESGGGGQR; this is translated from the coding sequence TTGGCAATACGTGAAATTGTGAAGCATCCGGCTCCGGTTCTTCAACAAAAATGTAAAGAAGTAATAAAATTTGATAAGAAGCTTTCAAAGCTGCTTGATGATATGTACGACACAATGGTGGCTGCGGATGGCATCGGCATTGCAGCGCCGCAAATTGGTGAAGCTGTACGCGTAGCAATCGTTGACATGGGTGAAGGACAAGACGTCATCGAAATGGTAAATCCAGTTGTGACAGCAGTTGGAGGTTCTGAAGTAGAGGTCGAAGGCTGCCTCAGTTTTCCGGATCTATTTGGCGAAGTGGAAAGACCATTCTTTGTGCGTATTGAAGCGCAAGAACGGAACGGTTCACTTTATGAACTCGAAGCGGAAGATTATGAAGCACGCGCCATTCTACACGAAATAGATCATTTAAATGGTGTATTATTTGATTCGAAAATTATTCGTATTGTAGACCCATCAGAATTAGTACAGTCAGATGAAGAAGAAAGTGGTGGAGGTGGACAACGATGA
- a CDS encoding Stp1/IreP family PP2C-type Ser/Thr phosphatase has product MRFEVLTDIGRKRTVNEDSAAVYTLPSGVMLAVIADGMGGHLGGDYASSTAVRVIGEQFMELDSLKFEAEDKWAEWLQQAVIHVNDLLYKHANENEAYKGMGTTFEAALIRGRSCLISHTGDSRVYAIDGQGVRQVTRDHSYVNVLLDSGEITEEEAAVHPQRNWIMKAIGSEKKIVPDLYSLELEDDMYMLICTDGLSNKVNQQSMSDIVLSSATLLEKTEELVDLANKMGGEDNISVILIDSTEVEATNP; this is encoded by the coding sequence TTGCGATTTGAGGTCTTGACGGATATCGGCAGGAAGCGAACGGTCAACGAAGACAGTGCGGCTGTATACACACTTCCGAGCGGCGTTATGCTTGCTGTTATAGCGGACGGTATGGGCGGCCACCTTGGGGGGGATTACGCCAGTTCGACAGCGGTCAGAGTAATTGGAGAGCAATTCATGGAACTTGATAGTTTAAAGTTTGAAGCTGAAGATAAATGGGCGGAATGGCTTCAACAAGCGGTCATTCACGTAAACGATTTACTTTACAAACATGCAAATGAAAATGAAGCGTATAAAGGAATGGGAACGACATTTGAAGCTGCCCTCATACGCGGACGTTCTTGTCTTATTTCGCATACTGGAGATAGCAGAGTATACGCAATTGATGGGCAAGGCGTACGCCAAGTAACACGAGACCATTCTTACGTCAATGTACTGCTTGACAGTGGAGAAATTACTGAGGAAGAGGCGGCAGTTCATCCACAACGAAACTGGATTATGAAAGCAATTGGTTCGGAGAAAAAGATTGTACCTGATCTTTATTCACTTGAGTTGGAAGATGACATGTACATGCTCATTTGTACCGATGGCCTGAGTAATAAAGTTAATCAACAATCGATGAGTGATATTGTTCTATCTAGCGCTACGTTGCTTGAAAAGACGGAAGAACTTGTTGATTTAGCGAACAAGATGGGCGGGGAAGACAATATCTCCGTTATTTTAATCGACTCGACTGAAGTGGAGGCGACTAATCCATGA
- the coaBC gene encoding bifunctional phosphopantothenoylcysteine decarboxylase/phosphopantothenate--cysteine ligase CoaBC: MLLNKKILLCVTGGIAVYKAVALVSKLSQAGADVKVIMTQSAMEFVTPLTFQAMSRNDVYSDTFDEKNSRVIAHIDLADWADLVVVAPATANVIGKIANGIADDMVTTTLLATQAEVWIAPAMNVHMYENKAVIRNITTLHDDGYKFIEPSEGFLACGYVGKGRLEEPENIVELIKERFATMKRLPLSGKKVVITAGPTRERIDPVRYVSNFSSGKMGYAMAEAAAKLGGETVLISGPVGLDKPAGVTVIDIESAAEMFEAVRTQFDDAAIVIKAAAVADYRPREIHPQKMKKQAGASVIDLERTTDILKTIGSMKTNQILVGFAAETENAVGYGMGKLESKNLDYIIINDVTDPDAGFGKDTNVVTLLSKYGTHKPFQAMPKKELAILLLETIIKEESDHLNDR; encoded by the coding sequence ATGTTGTTGAATAAAAAAATCCTCCTTTGTGTAACTGGCGGAATCGCGGTCTATAAAGCTGTTGCACTGGTAAGTAAGTTATCGCAGGCAGGAGCGGACGTAAAGGTCATTATGACTCAATCAGCAATGGAGTTTGTCACACCACTGACATTCCAAGCAATGTCACGCAATGATGTTTATTCCGATACATTCGATGAAAAAAATTCCCGTGTTATCGCACATATTGACTTGGCAGATTGGGCTGATCTTGTTGTCGTTGCTCCAGCTACAGCGAATGTAATTGGTAAAATCGCCAATGGTATTGCGGATGATATGGTAACGACCACACTATTAGCTACTCAGGCTGAGGTCTGGATTGCCCCTGCAATGAATGTCCATATGTATGAAAATAAAGCGGTTATCCGAAATATTACTACGTTGCATGATGATGGCTATAAATTCATCGAGCCGTCCGAAGGTTTTTTAGCTTGCGGTTATGTAGGAAAAGGCCGCTTGGAAGAGCCTGAAAACATAGTAGAACTGATAAAAGAACGATTCGCAACAATGAAGCGATTGCCGCTTTCGGGTAAGAAAGTTGTGATTACAGCAGGCCCGACACGTGAACGGATCGATCCGGTACGCTACGTATCGAATTTTTCAAGCGGTAAGATGGGCTATGCAATGGCGGAAGCTGCAGCCAAGCTTGGTGGAGAAACTGTTCTTATTTCGGGACCTGTCGGATTGGACAAGCCCGCGGGAGTAACTGTCATTGATATTGAAAGTGCGGCGGAGATGTTTGAAGCCGTCCGAACACAATTCGATGATGCAGCAATCGTTATCAAGGCCGCTGCCGTAGCGGATTATCGTCCGAGAGAGATTCATCCCCAAAAGATGAAGAAACAAGCGGGTGCTTCAGTTATTGATCTTGAACGGACGACTGATATCTTGAAGACGATCGGTTCTATGAAAACGAACCAAATTCTAGTCGGATTTGCTGCTGAAACTGAAAATGCAGTTGGCTATGGCATGGGCAAATTGGAAAGTAAAAACCTAGATTATATTATTATCAACGACGTGACTGATCCCGATGCTGGATTCGGGAAAGATACAAATGTCGTGACACTGCTATCTAAATACGGAACACATAAGCCATTCCAAGCAATGCCGAAAAAAGAGCTTGCAATTCTCCTGCTGGAAACAATTATTAAAGAAGAAAGTGATCATTTAAATGATCGCTGA
- the pknB gene encoding Stk1 family PASTA domain-containing Ser/Thr kinase, producing the protein MIGSRIGGRYEIVRNIGDGGMSKVYLAHDVILDRDVAIKVLNYDFANEEALKRRFKREALSATSLTHPHIVDIFDVGEEDELHYLVMEYIEGQTLKKFIQDNGALTPEQALPIMQQIVSAIANAHHNGIVHRDVKPQNILMDSDGNVKITDFGIAMALSATAHTKTNSVIGTVHYLSPEQARGGMATKKSDIYSLGIVLYELLSGVLPFTADTAVAIALKHLQEETPSVRTIFPSIPQSVENVILKATMKDATYRYDSADEMYDDLLTVLSAERANEKKFAILFDDDRTRAIPIVSEPKKFDSVEDTKKIEPVKLEQPTPLPKKRKKWPFIVGGIAGVIILLLLILGMLGPKKAIIPNVSGMQEVEAMNRLLEEGFEVIEKKEESSDEFKKGEVIQTIPEAEKKRDVDSVITLYISTGEETMELANYVGRNAEITIASLADKGFKSIDDPIEEFSDEPKGTIIGQDPEAGEVIPSETELQFTVSKGPDLQNLDSLLGYDEKQLGDYEKSSGFKIDIVREVYSSTVPKGLVISQTPDGNTAIKKGGKVEVVLSKGPEQKPDKSIFRTVTIEYVPEVVEPVPNEEIGDGDEEEQVEGEEEDIEDVQEPAPVPQIIRIYIQDKNNKMTKVFEEFSITETTKKQISLNLEEGQNGAYKITRDNKTILADVVNYNETK; encoded by the coding sequence ATGATTGGATCTAGAATAGGTGGACGCTATGAAATTGTAAGGAATATTGGTGACGGCGGCATGTCAAAAGTATATCTTGCACATGACGTCATCCTGGACCGTGATGTTGCAATTAAGGTCCTTAATTATGATTTCGCAAATGAAGAGGCACTGAAAAGAAGATTTAAACGTGAAGCACTTTCTGCAACGAGTCTGACGCACCCACACATAGTCGATATATTCGATGTTGGTGAGGAAGACGAACTTCATTACCTCGTGATGGAGTATATTGAAGGACAAACATTGAAGAAGTTTATCCAAGATAATGGTGCTCTGACGCCTGAACAAGCTTTGCCGATTATGCAACAGATTGTTTCTGCAATTGCGAACGCTCATCATAATGGAATCGTCCATCGTGATGTAAAGCCTCAGAACATTTTAATGGATTCAGATGGGAATGTTAAAATCACTGATTTCGGTATTGCGATGGCACTTAGCGCTACAGCTCATACGAAAACGAACTCGGTTATTGGTACCGTCCATTATTTGTCTCCCGAACAAGCACGTGGCGGAATGGCAACGAAAAAGTCTGATATATATTCGTTAGGAATTGTCTTGTATGAATTGCTGTCAGGTGTATTACCGTTTACCGCAGATACAGCAGTTGCTATTGCATTGAAACATTTACAAGAAGAAACACCTTCAGTGAGAACGATTTTCCCTTCCATTCCACAAAGTGTGGAAAATGTTATTTTGAAGGCGACTATGAAAGATGCTACATATCGATATGATTCGGCAGACGAAATGTATGATGATTTACTAACTGTACTGTCAGCTGAACGGGCAAACGAGAAGAAATTCGCAATTTTGTTTGATGATGATCGCACACGTGCGATACCAATCGTTAGTGAACCGAAAAAGTTTGATAGTGTTGAAGATACAAAAAAAATTGAACCAGTTAAGCTTGAACAACCTACACCGCTACCGAAAAAACGTAAAAAATGGCCGTTCATTGTTGGTGGAATTGCAGGCGTAATTATTCTGCTGCTACTTATACTAGGTATGCTAGGACCTAAAAAGGCTATTATTCCGAATGTATCTGGAATGCAAGAAGTAGAAGCGATGAATCGTCTCTTAGAAGAGGGTTTTGAGGTGATTGAAAAAAAGGAAGAGTCATCCGATGAATTTAAAAAAGGGGAAGTAATCCAAACTATTCCCGAGGCAGAGAAGAAACGAGATGTCGATTCTGTGATCACCTTATATATTAGTACAGGTGAAGAAACGATGGAACTCGCTAATTATGTTGGCCGTAATGCTGAGATAACTATTGCTTCTTTAGCGGATAAGGGTTTTAAGTCGATTGATGATCCAATAGAAGAATTTTCTGATGAACCAAAGGGTACAATCATTGGACAAGATCCTGAAGCAGGGGAAGTAATACCAAGCGAAACGGAGTTACAGTTCACTGTCAGTAAAGGTCCAGATTTACAAAATCTCGACAGTCTACTTGGATATGACGAGAAACAACTAGGTGATTATGAAAAATCATCAGGTTTTAAAATAGATATAGTGAGAGAAGTTTATTCTTCAACAGTGCCTAAAGGGCTTGTCATTTCACAAACACCGGATGGCAATACGGCAATTAAAAAAGGTGGAAAAGTTGAAGTTGTCTTATCAAAAGGTCCAGAGCAAAAACCCGATAAGTCAATTTTTCGAACTGTGACAATTGAGTATGTACCTGAAGTGGTTGAGCCTGTACCAAATGAAGAAATTGGTGACGGGGATGAAGAAGAACAAGTTGAAGGCGAAGAGGAAGACATTGAAGATGTGCAAGAGCCTGCTCCTGTTCCACAAATTATTCGTATTTACATTCAGGACAAAAATAACAAAATGACGAAGGTCTTCGAAGAATTTTCAATTACGGAAACGACTAAAAAACAAATTTCACTTAACTTGGAAGAAGGACAAAACGGGGCATATAAAATTACGCGCGATAATAAAACTATCCTTGCGGACGTGGTCAATTATAACGAAACCAAATAG
- the priA gene encoding primosomal protein N' has translation MIAEVIVDVAAYPIDRPFDYRVPETLESVIEPGTRVKVPFGPRKVLGYVTRLKDESELALGKIKPIDELIDLDPVISSELLDLSRWLAVETLSYEIDALQVMLPAAMRAKYEKFIIVEDPERIEDADFIAFLAGRKRIKLKEVDSADLMKTLKKYASQGIVTVDTAVGQQTAVKKVRMIRIADEATIQSLLDSIHSNAKKQVELLRWMLVHTGQTISAKQLMEQSKIQPAVLKTVIERGAAFEEFSEVYREPDAPQLKDTAIPVHLTDEQQFALDHIALSTDEQKAETFLLHGVTGSGKTEVYLRAIKRVLDKGKEAIVLVPEISLTPQMTSRFKERFGALVAVMHSGLSAGEKYDEWRKIKRGEVKVVVGARSAIFAPFENIGIIILDEEHESTYKQDDTPRYHARDVAIKRAEYYNCPVILGSATPSLESYARASKGVYTMLTLTKRPKDQALPTVTVVDMREELKNGNRSMFSLPLAEAIRIRLEREEQIVLFLNKRGFSSFVLCRDCGTVVECPNCDISLTYHRAHEQLKCHYCGHEERVPLVCPECKSEHIRFFGTGTQKAQEEIAKLFPEARVLRMDVDTTRQKGSHERLLRQFSEGKADILLGTQMIAKGLDFPNITLVGVLAADTTLHLADFRAAEKTFQLMTQVSGRAGRHELPGEVFIQTYSPEHYAIELAKAQHYEPFYNMEMAARKQYGYPPFFFVTLVQFTHEDLLKVADFAEKGARYLKSNLSAGTVVIGPTASAISRVNNRYRYQCLIKYKKEPKLTATLQQLIKYYRTDWIKSGLIMTVDVEPASIY, from the coding sequence ATGATCGCTGAAGTCATTGTAGATGTAGCGGCATATCCAATCGACAGGCCGTTTGATTACCGTGTTCCGGAGACTCTGGAATCTGTAATCGAGCCCGGAACACGAGTGAAAGTGCCGTTCGGACCAAGGAAAGTGCTTGGTTATGTAACAAGGCTGAAGGACGAGAGTGAGCTTGCACTCGGCAAAATTAAACCGATTGATGAACTTATTGATTTGGACCCGGTCATTTCTAGTGAACTGCTCGATTTGTCCCGCTGGCTTGCGGTTGAGACGTTGTCATATGAAATTGATGCACTTCAAGTGATGCTACCTGCTGCGATGCGTGCTAAATATGAAAAGTTCATTATCGTTGAAGATCCAGAACGAATTGAAGACGCTGATTTTATAGCTTTTCTTGCGGGCAGGAAACGGATTAAGTTAAAAGAAGTAGATTCGGCAGATTTGATGAAAACATTAAAAAAATATGCGTCCCAAGGGATTGTCACAGTCGATACGGCTGTAGGGCAACAAACAGCTGTGAAAAAAGTGCGCATGATTCGAATAGCGGATGAGGCAACAATCCAATCTTTACTTGACTCCATTCATTCAAATGCGAAAAAACAAGTTGAATTACTTCGTTGGATGTTGGTACATACAGGGCAAACAATCAGCGCGAAACAATTGATGGAGCAATCAAAAATTCAACCGGCTGTGCTGAAAACTGTAATAGAAAGAGGCGCGGCCTTTGAAGAGTTTTCTGAAGTGTACCGGGAACCTGATGCACCTCAACTGAAAGATACAGCGATACCCGTGCATTTGACAGACGAACAGCAATTTGCACTTGATCATATAGCGTTATCTACGGATGAACAAAAAGCAGAAACGTTCCTCCTTCACGGTGTGACAGGCAGCGGGAAAACAGAAGTGTATTTACGTGCTATCAAACGCGTTTTGGATAAAGGCAAAGAAGCAATCGTTCTTGTCCCGGAGATATCATTAACTCCACAAATGACTTCACGTTTCAAGGAGCGTTTTGGTGCGCTCGTCGCCGTTATGCATAGCGGTTTGTCTGCGGGCGAGAAATATGATGAATGGCGGAAAATAAAACGAGGGGAAGTAAAAGTGGTCGTCGGAGCTAGATCGGCGATATTTGCCCCGTTTGAAAATATCGGTATCATTATTCTAGATGAAGAACATGAATCTACTTATAAGCAAGATGATACACCTCGCTATCACGCTAGAGATGTTGCGATTAAGCGGGCGGAGTATTACAATTGTCCTGTTATTCTAGGGAGTGCAACTCCATCACTGGAATCATATGCAAGAGCATCAAAAGGTGTATACACAATGCTAACTTTGACAAAACGTCCAAAAGACCAGGCCCTGCCAACAGTAACAGTCGTTGATATGCGAGAGGAATTGAAAAACGGAAATCGTTCGATGTTTTCTCTGCCACTAGCGGAAGCAATTCGTATCCGATTGGAAAGGGAAGAGCAAATCGTTTTGTTTCTGAACAAGCGAGGCTTTTCATCTTTTGTACTTTGCAGGGATTGCGGAACTGTCGTTGAATGCCCAAATTGTGATATTTCGCTGACCTATCACCGTGCACACGAACAGTTGAAATGTCATTATTGCGGCCATGAAGAGCGGGTGCCGCTCGTTTGTCCGGAATGTAAAAGTGAACATATCCGTTTTTTCGGGACGGGGACTCAAAAAGCGCAAGAAGAAATTGCAAAATTGTTTCCTGAAGCACGTGTCCTTCGAATGGATGTTGATACTACGAGACAAAAAGGTTCACACGAGCGTCTACTCAGGCAGTTTAGTGAAGGGAAAGCGGATATTTTACTCGGAACCCAAATGATTGCGAAAGGGCTCGATTTCCCGAATATTACACTTGTGGGTGTGCTTGCCGCAGATACTACACTGCATCTTGCCGATTTCCGTGCAGCCGAGAAAACCTTTCAACTGATGACGCAAGTAAGTGGGCGAGCTGGGCGTCACGAATTGCCGGGCGAGGTCTTCATCCAGACCTATTCTCCTGAACATTACGCAATCGAATTAGCGAAAGCTCAGCATTACGAACCTTTTTACAATATGGAGATGGCGGCAAGAAAACAATACGGCTATCCGCCTTTCTTTTTTGTTACACTCGTTCAATTCACGCACGAGGATTTATTGAAAGTAGCCGACTTTGCGGAGAAGGGCGCTCGCTATCTGAAATCGAATTTATCTGCGGGTACAGTGGTCATTGGACCAACTGCGTCTGCTATCAGTCGTGTGAACAATAGATATCGCTACCAATGTTTGATAAAATACAAAAAAGAGCCTAAGTTGACAGCAACGCTACAACAGCTCATAAAGTATTACCGGACGGATTGGATAAAGTCTGGCCTGATTATGACCGTTGACGTAGAACCGGCGTCCATTTATTAA